The genomic segment GTCACCGCGTGCTGCTCCGCAATGCCGACATCGAAATAGCGCGCAGGAAAGCGCTTTTCAAACTCAACCATGCCGGAGCCTTCGCGCATGGCGGGGGTAATGCCTACCAAACGCTCGTCGGCCGCTGCGGTATCGCACAGCCACTGGCCGAAAACCTGGGTAAACGTGGTTTTGCCCGGTGTGGCGGGTTTGACCAGCCCCACCGCAGGATCAAACTTGCCGGGGCCGTGGTAGGCGACCGGATCGGCCTCGGCCAACTTGTAGCCTTGGCCCTTCTTGGTCACCACGTGCAGGAACTGGGGTCCCTTGAGGTGCTTGATGTTTTCCAGCGTCGGGATCAGAGAGTCGAGGTCGTGGCCATCGATCGGGCCGATGTAGTTGAACCCGAACTTCTCAAACAAAGTCGCTGGGACCACCATGCCCTTGGCGTGTTCTTCCAGCCGCTTGGCCAGCTCAAACAAGGGGGGCGCGCCCTTGAGCACGCTCTTGCCCACATTTTTGGCGGCTGCATAAAACTGGCCGCTCATCAGTTGGGCCAGATAGCGATTGAGCGCGCCCACCGGCGGGCTGATGCTCATGTCGTTGTCGTTCAAGATCACGAGCAGGCGGCAGTCTTCCACACCTGCATTGTTCATGGCCTCAAACGCCATGCCAGCCGTCATGGCGCCATCGCCGATCACGGCGACGGAGTAGCGGTCTTCGCCCTTGATGCGGGAGGCCAGCGCCATGCCCAGCGCCGCAGAAATCGAGGTGCTGGAGTGGGCGGTACCGAAGGTGTCGTATTCACTCTCCTCGCGGCGCGGGAAACCCGAGAGCCCGCCGAACTGGCGCAGGCTCTGCATCCGGTCGCGCCGGCCGGTCAAGATTTTGTGCGGATAGGTCTGGTGGCCCACATCCCACACGATCCGGTCATTCGGCGTGTTGAACACATAGTGCAGGGCGACGGTGAGCTCCACAGTACCGAGGTTGGAGCTCAGGTGCCCACCGGTACCGGCCACGCTATGCAGCAGAAACTGGCGCAGCTCGTCGGCCAGGGCTTGCAGCTGCGGGCGCTGCAAACGGCGCATGGCAGCGGGGTCGTTGATCGTGGACAACAGGGGCGCTGCAGAGAGATTATTTGGTGACATTTGCTATTCTTTTAGTAGCTACTTGCGCACACTCCATGAGCGCCAGAGGCATTTTTTACATATTCAATAAGCCCGGTCCACCACCATGCCGGCCAAGGCTTGCAACGCTGCGGTGTTGTGCAAACCACTGGTTTGCAGCGCCTGCAGCGCTTGCTCATGGAGGGAGCGTGCGTAATTGCGGCTGGCTTCCAGCCCCATCAGGGAGACATAGGTGGGCTTGTCGTTGTCTGCGTCTTTGCCAGCGGTTTTACCCAGGGTGGCCGAGTCGGCCGTCACATCCAGAATGTCATCGACCACTTGGAACGCCAAGCCGATGGCAGCACCATAGGCCTCCAGTGCGGCCAGCACATTCGCCGGGGGTTGCGCGCACTGCGCACCCATCACCACACTGCCCTGCAGCAAGGCACCGGTTTTGAGCTGATGCATTTCACGCAACTGGCTCTCGGTGAGGGGCAAACCCACACTCGCCAGATCGATGGCCTGCCCGCCTGCCATGCCCGCACTGCCAGCCGCGCGGGCCAGCAAACCGCACAAACGGGCCTGCACCACACAGGGCACCGATCCGTCTTGCGGGGTCAGGAACTCAAAGGCTAAGGCCTGCAAGGCGTCACCAGCCAACAAGGCACTGGCTTCACCAAACTGCACATGCACCGTGGGCTTGCCGCGGCGCAACACATCGTTGTCCATGCAAGGCATGTCGTCGTGTACTAACGAATACGCGTGAATCAGCTCGACCGCGCAGGCAGCCCGCAAGGCACCCGCATCACACTGGTGCCCCAGCGGCGCTACGGCCTCGTGGGCGGCCAGAACAAGCAGTGGGCGCAAGCGCTTGCCGCCATCGAGCACCGCGTAGCGCATGGCGTCCACCAGCGCGGCCGGCGCGCCATGGTCTTCGCCTTGGGGCACCTCTGCGGTGATCCAGGTGTCCAGCGCGCGCTCCACGCGGTCCAGACGCTCGCGCATCCACAGGTCCAGGTCAAAAGGGTTCAAGGGTTTGGCCTCTGCGCTCATTGCGGCTTCCAGGGCTTCAAGACCCCGTCGTCGAGGACCTTGATTTGCTCCTCCACGGCTTGCAGCTTGTCACGACAGTGCTGTAGCAGCGCGGCACCGCGCTGGTAGCTGGTGAGCAATTGGTCCAAAGGCAGGTCGCCGGACTCGAGCCGGCCGACCAACGCTTCGAGCTCCAACATGGACGCTTCATAGGTATCCGGGAGGGGCAGCTTCAGGGCTTCGTGAGAGGGGGTACTGGCCTTGGGCATGAAAGAGGTACTTGTAATCAAAGTGCAATTTTAGGCGCATCAGACTGCCGCCAACGGAACTAGAGACAGCCGCCTAGCGCGGAGGATGGGTACAATCGCCCCTCCCGCTTCCGGCCACCCGCATCTGGGCTGGCCGGCTCCCATTCACCGCGCACTATGGTGCATCCCCCTGTGGGGAGTCTTTAGGTCAGGTCACCCATGTCTGATTTAAGTCTTCAACTGCAGCAGGCGAACAGCCAACTACCAGTTTCAAGCTACTTTGACCCGGCGCTCTACGCGCTTGAAATGCAAAGTATCTTTCAGCAAGGGCCCCGTTATGTGGGGCACTCTTTGAGCGTCCCCAACGTGGGGGACTACTACGCCCTGCCCCAAGAAAAAGAAGGCCGGGCCCTCGTGCGCAATGCCGGTGGCATTGAACTGATCTCTAATGTCTGCCGCCACCGCCAAGCTGTGATGCTCAAGGGGCGTGGCTCACTCACCCACAGCGGCAACCAAGTGCAAAGCGGCAACATTGTGTGCCCGCTGCATCGCTGGACCTACAGCGGCGCCCACGCCGGCCAGAACGGCAGCCAAAGCGGTACGCTGATCGGTGCGCCCCACTTCGCCCACGACCCATGCTTGAACCTCAACAACTACAAGTTGCAAGAGTGGAACGGCCTGCTGTTTGAAGACCACCGCGCCAACGGCGGTGTGGATGTGGCCGCCCAACTCGCGAACATGGGCCCGCGTGCCGACCTGAGCTTTGAGGGCTACGTGCTCGATAAGGTGGAAATGCACGAGTGCAACTACAACTGGAAGACGTTTATTGAGGTGTACCTCGAGGACTACCACGTAGGCCCCTTCCACCCCGGCTTGGGCCAGTTTGTGACTTGCGACGACCTGCGCTGGGAGTTCAAGGACAACTACTCGGTGCAGACCGTGGGCGTGGCCAACCGCCTCGGCAAGGCCGGCAGCCCCACCTATGAGCGCTGGCACAAGGCCCTGCTGGGCTACCGCAACAACGTGCCCCCGCAGTACGGCGCCATCTGGCTCACCTACTACCCCCACATCATGGTGGAGTGGTACCCGCATGTGTTGACCGTGTCCACCCTGTTCCCGATGGGCGTGAACAAGACCATGAACATGGTGGAGTTCTACTACCCCGAAGAAATTGCCGCCTTTGAGCGCGAGTTCGTGGAAGCCCAGCAGGCCGCTTACATGGAAACTTGCATCG from the Rhodoferax potami genome contains:
- the dxs gene encoding 1-deoxy-D-xylulose-5-phosphate synthase; the protein is MSPNNLSAAPLLSTINDPAAMRRLQRPQLQALADELRQFLLHSVAGTGGHLSSNLGTVELTVALHYVFNTPNDRIVWDVGHQTYPHKILTGRRDRMQSLRQFGGLSGFPRREESEYDTFGTAHSSTSISAALGMALASRIKGEDRYSVAVIGDGAMTAGMAFEAMNNAGVEDCRLLVILNDNDMSISPPVGALNRYLAQLMSGQFYAAAKNVGKSVLKGAPPLFELAKRLEEHAKGMVVPATLFEKFGFNYIGPIDGHDLDSLIPTLENIKHLKGPQFLHVVTKKGQGYKLAEADPVAYHGPGKFDPAVGLVKPATPGKTTFTQVFGQWLCDTAAADERLVGITPAMREGSGMVEFEKRFPARYFDVGIAEQHAVTFAGGLATEGLKPVVAIYSTFLQRAYDQLIHDVALQNLPVVFALDRAGLVGADGATHAGAYDIPFLRCVPNMSIACPADENECRQLLSTAFAQNHPVAVRYPRGSGAGVPVSPSLEGLPFGKGEIRKQGSEIAILAFGTLLHPALAAAEALGLTVVNMRWAKPLDVDLLLQIAATHSALVTVEEGATMGGAGSAVMEALHAAGVTLPVLQLGLADEFIEHGDPAHLLRLQGLDAAGIQASIRQRFGPLLTHLVGIV
- a CDS encoding polyprenyl synthetase family protein is translated as MSAEAKPLNPFDLDLWMRERLDRVERALDTWITAEVPQGEDHGAPAALVDAMRYAVLDGGKRLRPLLVLAAHEAVAPLGHQCDAGALRAACAVELIHAYSLVHDDMPCMDNDVLRRGKPTVHVQFGEASALLAGDALQALAFEFLTPQDGSVPCVVQARLCGLLARAAGSAGMAGGQAIDLASVGLPLTESQLREMHQLKTGALLQGSVVMGAQCAQPPANVLAALEAYGAAIGLAFQVVDDILDVTADSATLGKTAGKDADNDKPTYVSLMGLEASRNYARSLHEQALQALQTSGLHNTAALQALAGMVVDRAY
- the xseB gene encoding exodeoxyribonuclease VII small subunit codes for the protein MPKASTPSHEALKLPLPDTYEASMLELEALVGRLESGDLPLDQLLTSYQRGAALLQHCRDKLQAVEEQIKVLDDGVLKPWKPQ
- a CDS encoding aromatic ring-hydroxylating oxygenase subunit alpha, with product MSDLSLQLQQANSQLPVSSYFDPALYALEMQSIFQQGPRYVGHSLSVPNVGDYYALPQEKEGRALVRNAGGIELISNVCRHRQAVMLKGRGSLTHSGNQVQSGNIVCPLHRWTYSGAHAGQNGSQSGTLIGAPHFAHDPCLNLNNYKLQEWNGLLFEDHRANGGVDVAAQLANMGPRADLSFEGYVLDKVEMHECNYNWKTFIEVYLEDYHVGPFHPGLGQFVTCDDLRWEFKDNYSVQTVGVANRLGKAGSPTYERWHKALLGYRNNVPPQYGAIWLTYYPHIMVEWYPHVLTVSTLFPMGVNKTMNMVEFYYPEEIAAFEREFVEAQQAAYMETCIEDDEIGERMDAGRRALFDRGDNEVGPYQSPMEDGMQHFHEWYRGKLGSAVGG